Within the Phaseolus vulgaris cultivar G19833 chromosome 9, P. vulgaris v2.0, whole genome shotgun sequence genome, the region CCTTCTCCAAGTCGAACTCTGAACACTTCGTCTCTTGTAAGCATACCATATCCGCCTGCTCCTTACCAATCAGCTCCCGtatgtattttcttttaatgtttCCACCTACCCCTCTCACATTCAGGCTAATTATCTTCATCATTTAACACACAATTCTCCCTCCTTACCTTCCTCACCTTGCTACCATCCTCAAAAGTCAAAGGATGTAAACTACTAATGACGAAATCCTCCCGCCCTGAAAAAGAGAAACATGATTCCTCACCTGAAATTTTCACATACCAATCCAGATTACGTCCAGCTTCCTTTCCAATTCAGAGGCGTCTAATATTCCCTAAAACCGGACAAAACCAAACCTCTGATTCCTTGAGTTAAGTTTTCTGAAAATGAAGACATTCGGAACTCTTCCCCATCTCAtaaaaactttgcataaatccCTTTCAAAAAAGTGATTAGGAAAGTTAGTGAAAAAGAAGGAAGTCTCTGCCATTTACATGCACACAACCTCACCCAAAAAACACTCCCCCTCTCTCTATGTGCTTTTTAAGTCTTGCCTGATCTTAATTTGAAAAGTTTGTAATATTAGCAACACACTgaataaattatcttttttattgtttttatttattgtttggtgagtatttgtatttttttatcaataaaaaataaaataaaataaataattaaagcaTATTTTAaccctaactcaaccttattataataaataaattatatatatatatatataatcagaATAGTATGTATACATAAAATCCTCTACAAAACCGCGTTTTAATtaagaagaaaatgatgtaaAGAATGATGAGATGTATTATGAGAGGTTTGCTACCATGGTGGGAACCTTCCCAGCATACGTCCAAAAAAGTGAAAGTTAAAGATTTTAAACGCAGATGTTGACCTGCATGCACCTCAAAGTTCCACATACAAAATCACGTGGACTATATCTTATTTTCATGTCAAAACTATATACTATAATTATCACATATTCCCAACTATAAATTCATAATGAATATAATCATATCATCAACTGAATTCGGTCCATATTCGTGCatatcatatataataaatactgTACATGGTTTATCAATTGGTAGCATTGCAGgatacagttttttttttttttttatcacggAGTGAACAAAATCTAAAAGGAActtgataaataaaaattgtattgaCAACATTTGCGTAGTTGATTAATTGTATATCTTAACAAAAGTTGCCCAAAACCCTCCAATGCACGAGGAAATAGGGCACCCAAGAGGAATgatcttaataatattatttactgTGTATGATTCTATATAAgtatttaatgatattatttatatgaTACTAGTTTTAGGATTAATTACCTTGTTATATATGGTATTTTTCATGACTTTTGCATTATTATCTGCCCAATCACAAAAATTAAGAGTCTATCTTTACTCTTTTgtgaaaattctaaataaacatcatattttcataaaaaattaaatatttctattttcttataaaatttaaataaaaatacatttaactTTTTGTCAAAATTTTAGCAAACTTCCAGAAAAGGCTCGAAATGTCTTGAGAATTAATTAATGCTTAAAATAAGTCATGATTATGCATATTGAGATTTAGAAAACTAATCATTTACAAATATGTAATCTTGTAATATATAAACTTATCGTACAAAATTTATATAGATTACATTTACTTGTATAAAAGGATTTAATTAATCCGTTTGTTAAattgttaaaacaaaatatacaaatgtacataaaaaaaattacatcatTTTATGATGAACTAATTAAAGTGTATCTTGACCCATAAATATAAACTGCGTAACTGTCATAGATAACATTACTACGAACAACTGTTCAAAATGCATGACTTATTACTGTGTGTTGTCTTAATCAggttattttttcttaatcagaaatattattatttcttctaTCCTTATTGAAATTCTGTTTTAAAGAGAAGCTCAACAAATTTAAAAGCACATGCATCGTTTCTATAAACAACAGATAATATCATAATAACATCATCAAATAGTTTTTCATAagcaattataaaatataagaaaaaaaaactttttataaattaaaattaatatgcataAGTTAATTTATTGATCCTTTtgtatctaatttatttttaatatatatatatatatcttttttttctaaaaatatttatggaaagATTCACTTAATAATAAATCCCAATTTTACTTCTTTTTAAGACAAAATCATCCTCAACATCCAGATTttgtaaaactttttttttttcatgaaactCTAGAACGCGTAGTTTAGAATGATAAAAGGATTCGATCAAAACTTAAAATTCAGATTTGTTTAAACAAGCTATTCTCTAACACTTTTAGGAGAGAAAATAATgagaaaaagttaaaattagtttagatatgaattaatttgtaaaattaactttttaaatttttttattttaatttaaacttaaaCTAATTTTgacttgtataaaaaaaatcattttagtttttgtaattttataaaaaataaataaatttatctaatttattaatataaaaacaatcTTGATAATGTTTAACTGAAAACATAGAAACTAGGaacaatatttttatactaCACCACTGAACTAAGGTTTGAAGACCTGAAAGACGCAATAAAAGACACTAAACACTCAGTAATCCACAGACTAATAATCAATCCATGGTGTAATTAATCGAGAAACAGCAATTAATGgtttaaagtttaaagtgtGTAGATTAAGAAATGGATGGTTTATTAAAAAGAAGTAAAAAGGAGGTGGTGACTTGAGAGAGGCAAACCCATTAGCCATTGTCGCAATTTTGAAGCAGTAAGATGAACAACAATGACGACGACGTTTCTAAGAGAGGGGACACCTCTGTCTAAACTCATGTGAATCTCCTCTATATAAGCCATTCCTCCTCCATAACTTTTCTTCCACCTCCTTCTCCCAGTATCAGTATCAGTATATCAGTAGTATCAGTGGTTCTCATGGCCACTCAAACATAGACTGCATATAGTGAAGATTAGAGATATAGTGAAGATGGAGGAGGGCAAAGCAGCAGCTCAGAAATCTCTTGAGGATTTTGATCCTAAAAAGGCTCCAAAAAGGAACAAGTTTGCTTTCGCTTGTGCCATATTGGCTTCCATGACTTCCATATTACTTGGCTATGGTGAGTGAGTGttgttaataatatataataactgCACGTGGACATGACATGCATGAGTAAATGAGTTTTAATAACTACCTCCTAGGTTTAATTAACGTTATTTTTTTCCTCTTCTGCACCAAGTACTATGCTACATTCTGTTTtgtttgatgatgatgatgatgattacAGACGTTGGGGTGATGAGTGGAGCGGTGATATATATAAAGAGGGACCTGAAACTGACGGACGTGCAAATCGAGATCGTGGTTGGAATCATCAACCTGTACTCTCTGATAGGTTCGTGCCTCGCCGGGAGAACCTCGGACTGGATCGGTCGGCGTTACACGATCGTCCTGGCCGGAGGCATCTTCTTCATGGGAGCCATCCTCATGGGATTCTCTCCAAACTATCCCTTTCTCATGTTCGCGCGATTTGTGGCGGGCGTTGGCATCGGTTATGCTCTCATGATTGCCCCCGTCTACACGGCAGAAGTGTCCCCTCCTTCGTGTCGTGGCTTTCTCACCTCCTTCCCCGAGGTATATATATAGGTAGTAGAATGTAAGTAAATTTGAAAGATGATTTAACTGACATGGTTGATATTGATGAAGGTATTCGTGAATGGAGGGATATTACTGGGATACATATCAAACTATGGCTTTTCCAAGCTGCCGCTTCACATGGGATGGAGGATGATGCTGGGAGTGGGGGCGGTGCCTTCGGTGATCCTGGCGGTGGGAGTGTTGGCCATGCCGGAGTCCCCACGGTGGTTGGTCATGAGAGGTAGGCTCGCCGAAGCCACAAAAGTCCTCAACAAAATCTCTGACTCTCCCCAGGAGGCTCAGCTCAGGCTAGCAGATATCAAAGCCGCCGCCGGAATCCCGGAGAACTGCAACGCCGACGTCGTTGAAGTGGCGAACCAGAACAGCGGCGGCGATGGTGTATGGAAAGAGCTGCTCCTTTACCCTACGCCCGCGGTGCGTCACATCCTGATCGCCGCTCTGGGCCTCCACTTCTTCCAACAGGCTTCCGGCATAGACGCCGTCGTGCTGTACAGCCCCGAGATTTTCAAAAAGGCTGGCCTGGAATCCGATGGCGAGCAGCTTCTCGCAACCGTGGCCGTTGGATTCGCCAAGACGGTTTTCATCTTAGTGGCTACGTTTTTGTTGGATCGGGTCGGGCGCCGCCCCTTGTTATTGACCAGCGTTGGCGGCATGGTCTTCTCGCTTCTCACGCTCGCCGTTAGCCTCACCGTCATTGAGCGCTCACGCGCCGAGCTGAAGTGGGCCATTGGTCTGAGCATAGCGACGGTTTTGTCGTACGTGTCGACGTTCTCCGTTGGGGCGGGTCCCATCACCTGGGTATACAGCTCGGAGATCTTCCCGTTGAGGCTACGCGCCCAGGGTGCGGCTATGGGAGTTGTGGTGAATAGAGTGACGAGTGGAGTGATCTCAATGACGTTCTTGTCCCTGTCTAATAAGATAACTATTGGTGGGGCCTTCTTCATCTTTGGGGGAATAGCGATGTGTGGATGGATCTTCTTCTTTACCATGCTCCCTGAAACACAGGGCAAGACCCTTGAGGAAACGGAAGAGTGTTTTGGTAAATTCGGTTCATGGTCCCACAGCAAGGGTAATAAGGACACTCACAACAGTGCAGAGATAGAATTAGTCAATTGAAATAATGGCGCTACTAATTCTCCACTTCTTCACATTATATTACATATTATTAGGATTAAATAtgtttgttaaaaaaaacacaaaaaaatctTAGTAAGAtctattttaatagtttttttattagaaatatttaataaattcaaagtttaagctaaaaaaaaaaccaatttCGATATCAcgacaaaacatatataaccCGTATTATTACTATACTTCTATTATCTTATGATCACGATTTGTTATGATGGGGAGAAGAGAGAAGCAGGAGTGTGAAAGTGTGGTAATATATTCCAACCGAAGCCACCCTTTTAAAACACTAATATTGGTAATATTCGATGGAATTTTATTACCtactttttttctttgtgtattttatttcaattacatAAACATGGAAAGATCTGTATATTCTCTTTCTAATCGAACTACCAAACTTTCAATATCCTGCTATCATATATAACTAATTCACTTACAATGATGACAAGTGTTAATGCTAATTGCATCCACACAAACAGTGAGTATCGAATACgagtaaatatttattatcaggcttaatttattttactactTTTATTTCTTGTATTCAGTTCCACCTTCTATTAGTATTAATAAATGGTATGCTGTCCCATTCTTCTAAATTGACTTTAAGGTTTTTTTTGGGtcaagaaaatttgaaaaaaaaaagtggaaatGTTTGAATTAAGAGAAAAAATTGTAAGATTTCATTAAtgtgataaaataaatttaattttaaaagttaaattttgaaaatataaaataaattttaaataaataaaatattataaatttctaataattaaaaataatcattttacttcgtattaaaatttaaatttgataattttatttactgattattttaattacttatttacaaaatataattattattaaaagttaattatattacaaaatattatcaattaacatatatatatatataatcaaataaGATGATATATTTTTAGTGAAAGATTAACCtcgttatatatattttatttttttatgcacTTTTCATTCGAAACATATAGGGGCTGAGTGCTAAAAAGCCATTGATAATTCTAAGTCAATTTAAACTAAAGATACAAAGTTACATCGATTTTTACAAATTAAGATATCAAATGACATCAATTTGAAATTAAgtgataaaatttaattatttattaataataacacaAAATTACTATAACGAATAACTGGTGGGGAAAAAAGAcaattaaaacttatttataaaataaagattaattCACTCTCATTATTAAAAGTAGTATTGAAAAACTTATAACACATTCAATATTTATCATAAAATGCTTATTCTGGTAAATCTAATATGCTGTTTCTTTTGGCCGAGTTTTCGGACATGTCTCATAGAGAAGCTAACGAGAATGCTTGAACGTGTGACCTCAATGAATTGTATTTACCATTAATAAATAAGATTACAAAGCTGTATTTTTACACTATGAGGAACCCTCAAAAAATATTACAGAACTTTTGACATTAATTCGCAATTTACTACAATTCCCTCCTCAATACTACTATAACCGTGAAAATTCCTCAAAAAAATGAAAGCATAGGACAACAATGAATGTAAAACTACAAGCAACCATGTACATGTTAGGTAAGGTCTATATTATCTTACTTCTCGATGCCTTGCTGCAGATACTGTATCAAGTCATAGCCAGCAGTGGTCCACTTGTTGTAAGCATCTTTACAAACATGGGTCATGAAATTGGCTGCTTCACGCTCACTCATTTCCGGATGAAATCTCTTCCGAAGATTGCCAATCGGATCACCCCTGCTGAAGCAAGGCAAACCGCTGTCTAGCATTAAAGCTACAGTAGTGATGATCCCATCCATACGTCGACGGGCAGCAAGGTACCCCTTCACACACAAACTAGATGTGCAATAAACAGTGAAACAACGCTTAGTTTTTTATACATGActttcaggaaaaaaaaaaataagtttgtaATCTACATTGATAGGAATGTCATTACTACCTTAAAAATTGGCTCCATGTATCACTCTTCATAACACCAGATGGATCTAGTAATTGCGTCATCTCATGGCTCAGCTTAAAATGAGCACTTTCAAAACGCATATTCCCACCCGGAGAAGTTTCAAGGATGAAACCGAAGTCAATATGAACTAGCCTTCCAACACTGCATCAGAGCATTCATATTAGATATGCCATTTATTGGACAAAAAAAACGGAGGGGCAAACAATGAGGATGTTCTAATGCTTCAGAGGCATCCAAAGCTAAATTCAGATCCACTAGAAATTATAACTGACTTTGCTGACACAGTAATGGAAGAAAGATAGAGATCTTACTTATCAAAGAGAAGGTTCCCATTGTGTCTATCCTTTGGTTGAAGCAAAAGACTGGCAACGGCATAACCAGCACTGCTAATGATGAAGTTCTGGCGTGCAGCCTCAAAACTGGCAGATCCTACGGGTCCAAAGTCTTGCTGAAATATCTCAAACAAACCTCCATCCGTTGTTTCCCCCATCTGACTTCTACTACGCGAATTTGGCACAACCTggaaatgtaaaaaataaaaaaattacaaatccaGAAAACAATTACCCCATACAGGACACTGGTAACTAACATTGAACCTTGATCCAAGGAAACTTATTAGAAATcactttatattttaagataaaCAAGACCAAAATACAAGTTAAAAATTTACATCAAATAATAACAGAACTTTTTTAGTATTGCTAGCTCAGCACTTACATTATCTGTTAGATTAACAAaacagaaaataataataatagtaataataataatattattattattattaataccaCAAAATTAGTACCATAGACCATCATACGTATGTTGTTGCAGGAGTACCCAACAAAATCAACCAAAATTGTGTGCTAAGTCAAAACAGTGCGTCAtgcttgataaaaaaaaatctttacatGATAAAACTTGTGTCCTAGGATCGTAAAACTTGTGTTTAACATGATAATTTGACAACCAGGTCAGTTCCACGTCCTAGACTGAGAATCCAATTGCCCAAAAGAAATAAATTGCTCAAAGGTACACTTCCAAGGACTACCATAAGTTAGCAGCTGTCACTGTACTGGCATTCTCCATTCTGATCAAGAAAATACATAGACTGACGAGCCACAGAATTCTCACAATGTTGTAGCATAACGATATCAAACTCACCTCTATTATACCTCTCTCAGGACCAGTTGGCAGAACACCATAAGGATATAGGTAAAGATTTATTCCAACAGCTTCAAATATATCACTAAGTAGTGATATTACTTGAAGGGCGAGAACATCTTGTCTACAGTCATCTCCGACCTTCAATGTAATAAAACAGTCAGCCCAAGAACAACAAAACACTCAAATTAAGCATAATTgcaaaaagcaagaaaaatcaCGCGTTGCAAAAATATTGGTTTATCTAATACTAACCAAACATGTTGCTAACTACTATTTATTTGGTACATATTTCATATGAAACTATCTCTAGCCATCTACCAACCCAcccaaaaaagaaaagaaaaaacttcagcgtattttaagaaaatatacaTGTATAACTAGGGTAAACATGAGCCATACTAAGAATATATTTTGAAGAGGGCTAATTTTCCAAATCACTAGGCGTAATGTTCTGCAGTTTTGCTGACAGGATAACAAGGTATAAACTCATCCTTGAATTGAGCCAGCAAAGGATATCATGAATAAAACCCAGCTAACCTTGAAAATGCAAGCTTGTGGCTTTACATCATTTCTGTCCCCATCTCGATCTACTACATTAAAAGTAATCATGATTGGGACTTTAGCGGCTGATTGTAAGGGAATACCACTGTCAACTCGAATACCCGTAACAAGCTTGTTAGGAGCTGTTGGTAGATAAAGGTCCTCGCCATCCATTTCAATTTTCTCCAACTCCCTAGCAGATGGTAAAACCAAACATTAGCTTCCACCAAAAGAACATTGAAAATTTAACTTAATTCACAATAAAAATGTCTTCAGACATTTGCTCAGTACCTTCTGATACCAGCTCGGCGTTCTTCTTTTGGGAGTGGATATAGTACACCGGAGATGGATGTAACTTTGTCAAAGAAATCAAACTCTCTTTTAAATATGTCACGTGCCTTTGCATTAAAACCATCAATTATAAGCTGCCTTACAGCTGGCAGCAGTTCTAGAAATGAACCATTCTGaaataaaaacacaaacaaactaTATAAAGCATgatttaaattataaactaaaaataaagaattCACATCGAATATATTTGAATGCTGACAATACATTCTCTAATATACTCTAATCTAAATTATAAACTGAAATGTACCATTTTGCCCATATCTTTAGCCACACACGTGACTTAGGAGCAGTGCTGGCTCGAGGTTACAACAAGCCAAAGCAACGTACCtcatttgaatttaaattatttggTATTTAAAACtgacataattgattatgtatgGCCCATAATTTACTATGTGTTGTTTTTGCACAAGATGTCTGTTTGGAACATCTTTTCCACCAACAGGGGCCATTTTCTGCGTTGCATGcttaaatttacaaaataagGTAGAAGGGCAGTTTGgacttttgacaaaaaaaaacctATAAACCTTTTTCACTTCTATCAAATTAATCACATACAAACTTGTCACTCATTTCTACTCTCTTTCCACTAATTCAAACAACCTCCTTATTCACTCTAATTAGAATAATTTATCTTGGTTATATGACTTAACTTGTCTAGATAGGTTAAGTAGTGTGCCCTTAAAGACTGTTTTTCTTAGCATTAATTACCTAGACATAGCTTTTTTTGTACCTCTTGGTATTTCTAATGTAATGTTCttctataaataaaaagatcAATCAAGAGATAATCAATCCCTTAAGctctttttatcatattttcagTCTTCAAGTACTCTAATTCTCTTGAGTGTGTCACACTCAACCTGTCTTTCCATCTCCAAAATCTTcaacttaaatattaaaacaagaAGATGTGTTCTTAGAAAGGAGTGCACTTCATCAAAAAAGTCAAATGAGAGACGTAGAAAAGTATAACAATACTTTTGAAGCCAAACTTGAAAGAGTCAATCAATAGCATaaacaaagctcttaactatttAACTACACAGCATATAAAGAAACATTCTTTTGGGCTTTAGCATACCTTCCCACTGCTTGGTTCTTTTCCTGCCTCGGGTACAGTCTCACCCTGCCCAAAATAAAATCAGTTATAACGACACTCACTaaactaaaaaacaaataacTTGCAATGCATACGTTG harbors:
- the LOC137822683 gene encoding polyol transporter 5-like — encoded protein: MEEGKAAAQKSLEDFDPKKAPKRNKFAFACAILASMTSILLGYDVGVMSGAVIYIKRDLKLTDVQIEIVVGIINLYSLIGSCLAGRTSDWIGRRYTIVLAGGIFFMGAILMGFSPNYPFLMFARFVAGVGIGYALMIAPVYTAEVSPPSCRGFLTSFPEVFVNGGILLGYISNYGFSKLPLHMGWRMMLGVGAVPSVILAVGVLAMPESPRWLVMRGRLAEATKVLNKISDSPQEAQLRLADIKAAAGIPENCNADVVEVANQNSGGDGVWKELLLYPTPAVRHILIAALGLHFFQQASGIDAVVLYSPEIFKKAGLESDGEQLLATVAVGFAKTVFILVATFLLDRVGRRPLLLTSVGGMVFSLLTLAVSLTVIERSRAELKWAIGLSIATVLSYVSTFSVGAGPITWVYSSEIFPLRLRAQGAAMGVVVNRVTSGVISMTFLSLSNKITIGGAFFIFGGIAMCGWIFFFTMLPETQGKTLEETEECFGKFGSWSHSKGNKDTHNSAEIELVN